In one Cellulomonas sp. JZ18 genomic region, the following are encoded:
- a CDS encoding type IV pilus twitching motility protein PilT: MTETYRPASGEPTRPLPPYQPAGPAAGEARPVPPGTYQPVPSQSRPFPPTAAPPPAATPAPPFGPGAPYAPTPAGTHQAEPARPAEPRPAARPGATASARAGMGTARHEGDVSIDEVLIEMHRLGASDVHLTAGSSPMVRVSGALRPLEQFGTMLPDPLRRSVYAMLTQKQREQFETALELDFSYSVRNVARFRVNLYQQRESIGAAFRVIPYEIKPLEELGVPASVGSFAGLPRGLVLVTGPTGSGKSTTLASIIDLANRTREDHIMTVEDPIEFLHRHKKCIVNQREVGADTHSFANALKHVLRQDPDIILVGEMRDLETIGVALTAAETGHLVFATLHTQDAAQTIDRIIDVFPSGQQAQIRTQLAAAIQGVVCQTLCKRATGTGRVVATEVMLATPAIRNLIREGKTHQIYSAMQAGADDGMHTMDQHLAELVKRGKITYEVGLDKAHHTEDFNRLVGRTARVRQGASSIQAGGFGGIQGGGPATIASLGGY; the protein is encoded by the coding sequence GTGACTGAGACCTACCGGCCGGCGTCGGGCGAACCGACGCGGCCCCTGCCGCCCTACCAGCCGGCGGGACCGGCTGCGGGGGAGGCGCGCCCCGTGCCGCCCGGGACGTACCAGCCCGTGCCGTCCCAGAGCCGGCCCTTCCCACCCACCGCGGCGCCGCCGCCGGCCGCCACGCCCGCGCCGCCGTTCGGTCCCGGCGCGCCGTACGCGCCGACGCCTGCGGGGACGCACCAGGCCGAGCCGGCCCGCCCTGCGGAGCCGCGGCCGGCCGCGCGCCCCGGTGCCACCGCGTCGGCGCGCGCCGGCATGGGCACCGCGCGCCACGAGGGCGACGTCTCGATCGACGAGGTGCTCATCGAGATGCACCGCCTCGGCGCGTCCGACGTCCACCTGACGGCCGGCTCCTCGCCGATGGTCCGCGTGTCGGGCGCGCTGCGGCCGCTGGAGCAGTTCGGCACGATGCTGCCCGACCCGCTGCGCCGCAGCGTGTACGCGATGCTGACGCAGAAGCAGCGCGAGCAGTTCGAGACGGCGCTCGAGCTCGACTTCTCGTACTCCGTCCGCAACGTCGCGCGGTTCCGCGTGAACCTGTACCAGCAGCGCGAGTCGATCGGCGCGGCGTTCCGCGTCATCCCCTACGAGATCAAGCCGCTCGAGGAGCTCGGCGTCCCGGCGTCGGTCGGCTCGTTCGCGGGCCTGCCGCGCGGGCTCGTGCTCGTGACGGGCCCGACGGGCTCCGGCAAGTCGACGACGCTCGCGTCGATCATCGACCTCGCGAACCGCACGCGCGAGGACCACATCATGACGGTCGAGGACCCCATCGAGTTCCTCCACCGGCACAAGAAGTGCATCGTCAACCAGCGCGAGGTGGGCGCCGACACCCACTCGTTCGCCAACGCGCTCAAGCACGTGCTGCGCCAGGACCCGGACATCATCCTCGTCGGCGAGATGCGCGACCTCGAGACGATCGGCGTCGCGCTCACGGCGGCGGAGACCGGCCACCTCGTGTTCGCCACCCTGCACACCCAGGACGCCGCCCAGACGATCGACCGCATCATCGACGTCTTCCCGTCGGGCCAGCAGGCGCAGATCCGCACCCAGCTCGCGGCGGCCATCCAGGGCGTCGTCTGCCAGACGCTGTGCAAGCGCGCGACGGGCACGGGGCGCGTCGTCGCGACCGAGGTGATGCTCGCGACGCCCGCGATCCGCAACCTCATCCGCGAGGGCAAGACGCACCAGATCTACTCGGCGATGCAGGCCGGCGCGGACGACGGCATGCACACGATGGACCAGCACCTGGCCGAGCTGGTCAAGCGCGGCAAGATCACGTACGAGGTCGGCCTGGACAAGGCCCACCACACCGAGGACTTCAACCGCCTCGTCGGGCGCACCGCGCGCGTGCGGCAGGGCGCCTCGTCCATCCAGGCCGGCGGGTTCGGCGGCATCCAGGGCGGGGGCCCCGCCACCATCGCGTCCCTCGGGGGGTACTGA
- a CDS encoding type II secretion system F family protein: MAVMRTYEYELSDRTGKVVKGRIDAQNEEAVANRLRSMGMAPIAITEVSTSGLNTEISIPGLGDRVKLKDLAVMARQLATMISAGLSLLRALTILAEQTESKPLAKALATVRSDVETGGALSEALTKHREIFPPLMINMIRAGEVGGFLEDALVSVAENYESEVKLRAQIKSAMTYPVMVFAMAVLAVIGMLLFIVPIFEQMFTDLGGALPAPTQFLVFLSGIMKWLAPVLAVAAVAFAIWWRKHKNDDAIRSRVQPAMLRVPVFGPLFKKVAIARFTRNFGTMLGAGVPILQALDIVGETSGNWVIEVAVRDIQQSVRQGQPLSVPLAKHSVFPPMVVQMISTGEDSGSLEQMLHKVSVFYDEEVTATTEQLTSLIEPLMIAFLGVIIGGMIVALYMPIFSIFELVE; this comes from the coding sequence ATGGCCGTCATGCGCACGTACGAGTACGAGCTGTCGGACCGCACCGGCAAGGTCGTCAAGGGACGGATCGACGCGCAGAACGAGGAGGCGGTCGCCAACCGCCTGCGCTCGATGGGCATGGCGCCCATCGCGATCACCGAGGTGTCCACCAGCGGCCTGAACACCGAGATCTCCATCCCCGGCCTCGGGGACCGGGTGAAGCTCAAGGACCTCGCCGTCATGGCGCGCCAGCTCGCGACGATGATCAGCGCGGGCCTGTCGCTGCTGCGCGCGCTGACGATCCTCGCCGAGCAGACCGAGAGCAAGCCGCTCGCGAAGGCGCTCGCGACCGTGCGGTCCGACGTCGAGACGGGCGGGGCGCTGTCCGAGGCGCTCACCAAGCACCGGGAGATCTTCCCGCCGCTCATGATCAACATGATCCGGGCGGGGGAGGTCGGCGGGTTCCTCGAGGACGCGCTGGTGTCGGTCGCGGAGAACTACGAGTCCGAGGTCAAGCTGCGGGCGCAGATCAAGTCCGCGATGACCTATCCCGTGATGGTGTTCGCGATGGCGGTGCTCGCCGTCATCGGCATGCTGCTGTTCATCGTCCCGATCTTCGAGCAGATGTTCACCGACCTCGGTGGTGCCTTGCCCGCACCGACGCAGTTCCTGGTGTTCCTGTCGGGGATCATGAAGTGGCTCGCACCCGTGCTCGCGGTCGCGGCCGTCGCCTTCGCGATCTGGTGGCGCAAGCACAAGAACGACGACGCCATCCGGTCCAGGGTGCAGCCCGCGATGCTGCGGGTCCCGGTGTTCGGGCCGTTGTTCAAGAAGGTCGCGATCGCGCGCTTCACACGCAACTTCGGCACCATGCTCGGCGCCGGCGTCCCCATCCTCCAGGCGCTCGACATCGTGGGGGAGACGAGCGGCAACTGGGTGATCGAGGTCGCCGTGCGGGACATCCAGCAGAGCGTCCGCCAAGGTCAGCCGCTCTCGGTGCCCCTGGCCAAGCACAGCGTGTTCCCCCCGATGGTCGTCCAGATGATCTCCACGGGTGAGGACTCCGGCTCGCTCGAGCAGATGCTGCACAAGGTCTCGGTGTTCTACGACGAGGAGGTCACCGCGACCACCGAGCAGCTCACGAGCCTCATCGAGCCGCTCATGATCGCGTTCCTCGGCGTCATCATCGGCGGCATGATCGTCGCCCTCTACATGCCGATCTTCTCGATCTTCGAGCTGGTCGAGTGA